The genomic region AATTGGATAGGTATATGTTTTGAATAATGGTCAAAATCTTTATCTCTAGTGTATATCATTGCATTTAGTCTACAAGCACATGCACATAATAGAAAGTCTACATGAGAACCTTGAATACCTTTGCGTCTACAGATGTTATGAAACTCAGCCGCCTGTTCATAATCTATATCTAAAATTGGTGAATTAGGGAAATAACTGAGTTTTTCTTTTAGTTTCTTAAATTTATGCGGGTCTGAGTAGCCAGATAGAACTTCTTGTTTTATTGGCCCCAACATAATAATTCTTTGATCTTCGATTAAAGAAGTAAAATCATTTATCACATTATCTTCAGGAGTACTTCTTCTGAGTGCTAATGACCAAATTACCGTATCTACAATTACTTTCATCTTTTACGGGATTCTTTATAATCGTAATTTTCATCAGGATCCATCTGATTAAACAAATCAATAATTTCTAGTTGCTTTCTTCTATTGACAAATTCTCTCAATGCTAGGTTTACAGTTTCTTTTTTAGTTTTTAAATGAGCCACTTGTTGTGCCTGATTTAAAAGCTTGTTATCTATTGCAAGATTAGTAGCCATGGTATGATCTCTTTTTTATTTCTACACATCATCTCACACAATATATAGTGTGAACTTTGCAAGTCAATTATTTTATTTCTGGCTAACGACCGAGATTAGTGAGATTTTGAGTGAAGCGAAAATCTTCACTGCGGCTCATGCTTAGGCTTATTGCCCGTATATATCTTTTCGGTGGCCAATTTTGATGATGTAGATCTGTAATTGCTTGTCTTCTATAGAATAAATGATTCTATAATTACCTTGTCTAACTCGATATAAATCATCATTTTCACTTAATTTTATATGTCCGAATAAATATGGATTATCTGATAACTCTTCTATTTTTGCAAAGATTTTATTGCGATCTTGATCAGGGATTTTCCGTAATTCTTTTTCAGTTTTTCTGTGAAAAACAATTTCATATTTATCCATTATTGAACTTTTCCAGCATATCTTTATAAGAAATGAAATCACCATCTTTTCTTTCTTCATATGCTTTGATATCTTCAAGATCTTCTAATAATTCATGCCTTAGTGCGAGATCAACTAATTCAGAAATTGATTTTTCACTTTCTACAGATTTTGCTTTAAGTACTTTATGTAACTTAGGGTCAAAATATATGGTGGTTCTTTTTGTCATAGTAGCCATAATGTTTTCCTTATATTGGTTCTATGACATTATATCACCATAATGTTATGATGTCAATTTTTTATTCCAGCCTAATGGCAAGAGCAAGGGTCGTGAAGGGGATTCATTTTATTTCACGATTAACCAGTTAAGAGTGTAAAACTTGATATAGCTATTTTTTAGTAGCATATTAATTACATCTAATAAGGAGATGTATTATGCCTAAGAATAAAGTTCAGTTTCAAGTTGGAGTTAGCTTTCCAGAATTCATCAAAACTTTTGGAACCGAAGAA from Lentisphaera profundi harbors:
- a CDS encoding type II toxin-antitoxin system RelE family toxin; the encoded protein is MDKYEIVFHRKTEKELRKIPDQDRNKIFAKIEELSDNPYLFGHIKLSENDDLYRVRQGNYRIIYSIEDKQLQIYIIKIGHRKDIYGQ
- a CDS encoding type II toxin-antitoxin system VapB family antitoxin encodes the protein MATNLAIDNKLLNQAQQVAHLKTKKETVNLALREFVNRRKQLEIIDLFNQMDPDENYDYKESRKR
- a CDS encoding CopG family transcriptional regulator, which translates into the protein MATMTKRTTIYFDPKLHKVLKAKSVESEKSISELVDLALRHELLEDLEDIKAYEERKDGDFISYKDMLEKFNNG
- the vapC gene encoding PIN domain-containing protein produces the protein MKVIVDTVIWSLALRRSTPEDNVINDFTSLIEDQRIIMLGPIKQEVLSGYSDPHKFKKLKEKLSYFPNSPILDIDYEQAAEFHNICRRKGIQGSHVDFLLCACACRLNAMIYTRDKDFDHYSKHIPIQLFISNNG